One region of Opitutaceae bacterium genomic DNA includes:
- a CDS encoding DUF58 domain-containing protein, with the protein MTARLNSPSASSTASSLALLRQLEWRVRHAVENVLSGEYRSALRGRGMEFDQVVRYEFGDDVRDIDWNVTARLGEPYRKKYIEEREVTVLVLFEDTPSLQFGSGVTSKRDALLELAGLVMMLGAINRDRVGFVHATPKGYYFREPVRNRGAIMYSAATLLASPPPSMVSMTFDANPGQPVLDIPWKLLSRAAPKHSVFIWLGDFPPRSSPPGWTIFNRRFQTLGFRIDDPWEHELPHGEQFSAFDPTQGRLVTIEGSADERDALAEWGRRRDDAWFRLFPDPQSRLIVSTEDNRLEALVSFFRSRMRARR; encoded by the coding sequence GTGACAGCCAGACTCAATAGTCCAAGCGCATCGTCAACGGCTTCCTCCCTCGCCCTCCTGCGCCAATTGGAGTGGCGGGTTCGGCATGCCGTGGAGAATGTTCTGAGCGGGGAATATCGATCCGCACTCAGAGGTCGCGGAATGGAATTCGACCAAGTGGTCCGTTACGAATTTGGAGACGATGTCCGCGATATCGACTGGAATGTCACCGCACGCCTGGGAGAACCGTATCGAAAAAAGTACATCGAGGAACGCGAGGTCACGGTGCTGGTTCTTTTCGAGGACACCCCAAGCCTTCAGTTTGGTTCCGGTGTCACCTCAAAACGCGACGCCCTGCTCGAACTGGCCGGACTGGTCATGATGCTGGGCGCCATTAACCGGGATCGCGTGGGTTTCGTGCACGCTACTCCGAAAGGTTATTACTTCCGTGAGCCTGTTCGCAATCGTGGGGCCATCATGTATTCAGCTGCAACCCTGCTTGCAAGCCCGCCTCCTTCGATGGTCTCCATGACTTTCGATGCAAATCCCGGGCAGCCTGTTCTCGATATCCCCTGGAAACTACTATCGCGAGCAGCTCCAAAGCACTCCGTCTTCATCTGGCTCGGCGACTTTCCCCCCCGCTCGAGTCCACCTGGCTGGACAATCTTCAATCGGCGCTTCCAGACATTGGGGTTTCGCATTGACGACCCATGGGAGCATGAACTGCCACATGGAGAGCAATTCAGCGCATTCGATCCCACCCAGGGTCGTCTGGTCACAATTGAGGGATCTGCGGATGAACGCGATGCGCTGGCGGAATGGGGCAGGCGGCGCGACGACGCATGGTTCCGCCTTTTTCCCGATCCGCAATCTCGCCTGATTGTCTCAACTGAGGACAATCGATTGGAGGCGCTGGTCAGTTTCTTTCGATCACGAATGCGAGCGCGTCGATGA
- a CDS encoding nucleotide pyrophosphohydrolase, with the protein MSIAQIKDRVLAFARERDWEQFHSPKNLSMALAAEAGELMEHFLWATPEDSREIARGAAKRAKIEEELADVMIYAMEFANVTGIDVAQAILRKMQANAAKYPVEKARGRSEKYTDL; encoded by the coding sequence ATGTCCATCGCTCAGATCAAGGATCGCGTGCTCGCATTTGCCCGGGAACGGGATTGGGAACAGTTCCATTCACCCAAGAATTTAAGCATGGCGCTGGCTGCCGAAGCAGGGGAGTTGATGGAACATTTCCTTTGGGCGACACCGGAAGACTCCAGGGAAATCGCACGAGGGGCAGCCAAACGCGCGAAGATCGAGGAGGAACTGGCGGATGTGATGATTTACGCGATGGAGTTCGCGAATGTCACTGGTATTGATGTTGCGCAGGCCATACTTCGCAAGATGCAGGCCAACGCCGCCAAATATCCCGTTGAGAAAGCTCGCGGGCGCTCAGAAAAGTACACTGACCTGTAG
- a CDS encoding transposase, whose amino-acid sequence MNDNQMTGSSRRIRREFDETYKRNAVQLTLKGDRSIRQVAEQLDIRDSLLHAWRRQYAPTPSSASGVKGGMTPEQKDEEIIRLRAENARLREREIILKKSLGILSETPERSMPGSRR is encoded by the coding sequence ATGAATGACAACCAAATGACAGGTAGCTCCCGCCGGATTCGGAGGGAGTTTGACGAGACGTACAAACGCAATGCGGTGCAGCTGACGCTGAAGGGAGATCGATCGATTCGGCAAGTCGCTGAGCAACTGGATATCCGAGACAGCCTGCTGCATGCATGGAGGCGGCAGTATGCCCCGACGCCATCAAGCGCCTCGGGAGTGAAGGGCGGTATGACGCCCGAGCAAAAGGATGAGGAAATCATCAGGCTGCGGGCCGAGAACGCCCGTTTGCGGGAGAGGGAGATCATCCTAAAAAAATCACTGGGCATCCTCTCCGAAACGCCTGAGAGAAGTATGCCCGGATCAAGGCGATGA
- a CDS encoding TIGR00730 family Rossman fold protein, whose translation MPNLLCVYCSSSDLIDRKYFEAADALGRGMVARGWGLVYGGGHRGLMGTLARAVKESGGHVVGVIPEFMKTRELAFNESNELVTVTTMRQRKQIMEERAAGFVTLPGGIGTLEELAEIMTLRYLNQLPKPVVVVNQGGYYDDLLRFFERMKRERFKSRGAGDLFNVADSVEDVWRHLDSARPFVADDLWQ comes from the coding sequence ATGCCGAATCTGCTTTGTGTCTATTGCTCGTCCAGCGACTTGATTGACCGGAAATATTTTGAAGCGGCCGATGCTTTGGGTCGCGGTATGGTGGCGCGTGGATGGGGCCTCGTTTATGGTGGTGGACACAGGGGGTTGATGGGGACTCTGGCGAGAGCTGTAAAGGAATCCGGCGGACATGTTGTTGGAGTGATCCCGGAGTTCATGAAGACTCGCGAACTCGCCTTCAATGAATCCAATGAACTGGTGACGGTGACGACCATGCGTCAGCGAAAACAAATCATGGAAGAGAGGGCTGCGGGCTTTGTCACGCTCCCTGGCGGCATAGGAACTCTGGAGGAACTTGCGGAGATCATGACATTGCGGTACCTCAATCAATTGCCAAAACCCGTGGTCGTTGTGAATCAAGGTGGGTACTACGATGATCTGCTGCGGTTTTTCGAACGAATGAAGCGGGAGCGCTTCAAGTCTCGGGGGGCGGGCGATCTCTTCAACGTGGCGGATTCGGTCGAGGATGTCTGGCGGCACCTGGATTCGGCTCGACCGTTTGTCGCGGATGACCTTTGGCAGTGA
- a CDS encoding VWA domain-containing protein, translated as MVLALARPQWGKIEEPVFDQSREIIVALDLSRSMLASDVKPSRLERSKLLIQSLLEQLAGERVGLIIFAGTAFLQCPLSSDYEIMREFLPSLDPEYLPQGGSNYHSMLETALRSFTPGSDADRFLIVLSDGEATDEEWEQVVDSLKSSHIRTIGLGVGTNEGSMVPDSTGGFVKDERGAVVLSRLESRTLQSLAEKTGGTYADASSWVDLASILKANIESAKRGEFQEMNHVRLAERFQWVLLPSILILLWSYYRDFPVRPRPRDLTLAIS; from the coding sequence GTGGTACTGGCGCTCGCGCGGCCGCAATGGGGAAAGATCGAGGAGCCCGTCTTCGATCAATCCCGTGAGATCATCGTCGCGTTGGACCTGTCGCGTTCAATGCTTGCATCGGATGTGAAACCCTCCCGGCTGGAACGCTCCAAATTGCTCATTCAATCCCTCCTCGAACAACTGGCTGGCGAGCGGGTTGGATTGATCATTTTTGCCGGCACCGCCTTTCTGCAGTGCCCTCTCAGTTCGGATTACGAAATCATGCGGGAATTTCTGCCCTCACTCGATCCAGAATACCTCCCGCAGGGTGGGAGCAACTATCACTCCATGCTGGAAACAGCGCTGCGCTCCTTTACACCCGGCAGCGACGCTGACAGGTTCTTGATAGTTCTCAGCGATGGCGAAGCAACCGACGAAGAATGGGAACAAGTCGTGGATTCATTGAAGTCCAGCCATATCCGCACGATCGGTCTTGGTGTCGGCACGAATGAAGGATCCATGGTTCCTGACTCCACGGGCGGGTTTGTGAAGGACGAAAGGGGAGCCGTGGTGCTTTCACGGCTTGAAAGCCGCACACTGCAGAGTCTTGCCGAGAAGACCGGCGGTACCTATGCAGACGCATCAAGCTGGGTGGATCTGGCCTCCATTTTGAAAGCAAACATCGAATCGGCCAAACGAGGTGAATTCCAAGAGATGAACCATGTGAGACTCGCGGAGAGGTTTCAATGGGTGCTTCTACCGTCAATTCTGATCCTTCTCTGGAGTTACTACCGCGATTTTCCCGTTCGACCCAGACCGCGCGACCTGACGCTGGCTATATCTTGA
- a CDS encoding BatD family protein, translating to MRRANNTAFVLLCLWSFGRLEAQTAQWQPNHGSLGVGQASEIQLVFEDCAPTSNPQPPKVPGLSLELTGTSQSIQTFNASISRRINYTFLARPTQRGPVRIPAFDVATDKGQVRAGAADFDVGDATVGQAGTSLDAIVQSRIHLPSQSVWAGEVFPLQYTLTIARRYSPQLASAIEWTPAPLTVEEWGKLETSEMMVGGEARLQVTNRSRGLARSAGTIIIKPAQQLVNLQTGTSMFGVFSRPTMEQYSISSPPGTLNVKPLPSPAPPGFNGAVGKFDLASKVVPSAAAVGEPITWTLELSGTGNWPDIAELPARQVSRDFRIVQPQPKRTVKEGSLFDASFSEDIVLIPTKAGTYPIGPYQWSYFDPKAGEYKTVMIAKAFVTVSAPPTPVTLQSAGALPPGAVERGASRSGSIASTLEPAPPPKPVPGDPIIGSHIVPAPKSTGSVATWSLLSLPALALLWFALALRRARLTDSHRRQRDARMRLGLTLKALAAATETPVTHTLLREWQHDTLVLLGLSRTYASASHLVHSPLINDKSALAAWIDLWAEADRVLYSIRQNLPEGWIERAQGAMASASLPRFSLLSLFAPRNLLPFVASFCVLMILPPVRGANALELYREGKFAEAQKSWSDQVARDPTDWVARHNLSLALEQQDRWGEAAAHATAAYLQQPANEEVRKNWSFALNHAGYLPSQINNFVSPGPLHQVAQEFSPSVWKLLLIVWAWSAAGAAGVLLLRAFSFLGAWAHPAAYVVGCISVLLAGASYASIHAFGLTADSRSVIFWRSANLRSVPTFADTTQKTTPVAPGTVAVVDKTFLKWHRLRFPDGQTGWIPAAEVIPLWRSDRQGG from the coding sequence ATGCGCAGGGCGAATAATACCGCGTTCGTGCTGCTCTGCTTGTGGTCATTTGGACGCCTCGAAGCACAGACAGCACAGTGGCAACCGAATCATGGATCCCTGGGTGTGGGACAGGCGTCAGAAATTCAACTCGTCTTTGAAGACTGTGCGCCCACCAGCAATCCGCAGCCGCCGAAGGTTCCCGGTTTGAGTCTTGAACTGACAGGCACATCCCAGAGCATCCAAACTTTCAACGCATCCATCTCCCGCAGGATCAACTATACGTTCCTCGCGCGGCCGACCCAGCGTGGCCCAGTTAGAATCCCTGCATTCGATGTCGCCACTGACAAGGGCCAGGTGCGCGCCGGTGCTGCGGATTTCGATGTTGGAGATGCGACCGTGGGACAAGCGGGAACTTCACTTGATGCCATTGTTCAGTCTCGAATTCATCTTCCCTCCCAAAGCGTCTGGGCCGGAGAGGTCTTCCCCTTGCAATATACACTAACCATTGCGCGCCGCTACAGCCCGCAACTCGCGAGCGCGATAGAATGGACTCCCGCTCCGCTCACCGTGGAGGAATGGGGCAAGCTGGAAACCTCCGAAATGATGGTTGGCGGCGAAGCCCGCCTGCAGGTCACGAACCGGTCCCGCGGCCTGGCGCGTTCGGCGGGAACGATCATCATCAAGCCAGCACAACAACTGGTCAACTTGCAGACTGGCACCTCCATGTTCGGGGTTTTCTCGCGACCAACAATGGAACAGTATTCGATCAGTTCTCCGCCTGGCACGCTGAATGTAAAACCACTGCCTTCTCCCGCACCTCCAGGGTTCAATGGAGCTGTTGGAAAGTTTGACCTCGCATCCAAAGTCGTCCCATCAGCGGCCGCCGTGGGAGAGCCCATTACTTGGACTCTTGAACTCTCAGGCACCGGCAACTGGCCCGATATTGCAGAACTTCCCGCGCGCCAGGTCAGTCGCGATTTTCGCATCGTTCAACCCCAACCCAAACGCACGGTGAAGGAAGGTTCCCTCTTCGATGCCAGCTTTTCGGAAGATATCGTGCTCATTCCAACAAAGGCCGGCACCTACCCAATAGGTCCGTACCAATGGAGCTACTTCGATCCGAAAGCAGGTGAATACAAGACCGTGATGATTGCGAAAGCGTTTGTCACTGTATCCGCTCCTCCAACGCCTGTGACGCTGCAATCCGCCGGCGCGCTTCCCCCTGGAGCCGTCGAGCGCGGCGCGAGCAGATCCGGATCAATCGCAAGCACACTTGAGCCGGCCCCGCCGCCAAAACCCGTACCCGGCGATCCCATCATCGGCTCTCACATTGTACCGGCTCCAAAATCCACTGGTTCCGTCGCCACATGGTCCCTTCTGTCGCTACCGGCGCTTGCATTGCTCTGGTTCGCTCTCGCGCTTCGACGCGCGCGATTGACTGACTCGCACAGACGTCAGAGGGACGCGCGTATGCGCCTTGGGCTGACATTGAAGGCCCTGGCAGCCGCTACTGAAACGCCGGTGACACACACCCTGCTGCGAGAATGGCAGCACGATACCCTGGTATTGCTCGGCCTCTCGCGAACATATGCTTCCGCAAGTCACCTTGTACATTCGCCACTAATCAACGACAAGTCCGCACTCGCCGCCTGGATAGATCTTTGGGCTGAGGCAGACCGCGTCCTCTATTCGATCCGTCAAAACCTGCCTGAAGGATGGATTGAGCGGGCTCAGGGAGCAATGGCGTCGGCCAGCCTCCCGCGATTCTCGCTGCTGTCGCTTTTCGCACCAAGGAATCTTCTGCCGTTTGTCGCGAGTTTCTGCGTGTTGATGATCCTTCCCCCAGTCCGAGGCGCGAATGCGCTCGAGCTTTACCGTGAAGGCAAGTTTGCCGAGGCGCAGAAATCCTGGTCGGATCAAGTCGCGCGTGATCCGACCGACTGGGTCGCTCGTCACAATCTTTCCCTCGCACTGGAACAGCAGGATCGCTGGGGAGAGGCTGCAGCGCACGCAACGGCGGCATACCTCCAGCAGCCTGCAAACGAGGAGGTGCGCAAAAACTGGTCATTCGCGTTGAATCACGCAGGCTACCTGCCCTCTCAGATCAACAACTTCGTTTCACCCGGACCATTGCACCAAGTCGCGCAGGAGTTTTCTCCGTCGGTGTGGAAGCTTCTCTTGATTGTCTGGGCATGGAGCGCAGCTGGGGCAGCGGGTGTCCTGCTCTTACGTGCCTTCAGCTTCCTTGGAGCTTGGGCGCACCCAGCCGCGTACGTTGTCGGATGCATCTCAGTTCTGCTCGCGGGCGCGTCCTATGCATCCATCCACGCTTTTGGCCTCACGGCGGACAGCCGATCCGTGATCTTCTGGCGCTCGGCAAACTTACGGTCGGTTCCAACGTTTGCCGACACCACACAGAAAACCACACCGGTCGCACCGGGTACGGTCGCCGTCGTCGACAAGACCTTCCTCAAGTGGCACCGACTTCGATTTCCCGATGGTCAGACCGGATGGATCCCTGCTGCGGAGGTGATCCCGCTGTGGCGCAGTGATCGGCAGGGCGGCTGA
- a CDS encoding AAA family ATPase, producing MSAKPTEAPALDLALKTLWGASRWPGMADGGVVLAHPAWQEAYRRLDQLAVVRASGVLHGPNGVGKSTLLHRWSERLSPKQYRFVRMTHGSLAHSDLLRHLVKLGGREPKYRKGDNVGLLSELWQEWAPVWPVLVIEEAQDLSVAHWKNCACSPAPAPTRPRRSPDPLRGRGSASVALELRYQTRHGVAAGLLPSSAPLARGEVFEYLRAHGRGRHPPARLGRPPKPCCCNQDRGCRARSTPFAARHGAGSPGEPARCHHRGCPVRPRCAAVAGANPSVVRHHATGQPPRPSYLPCSRKSAASMPKPGAHLPSRPAHAALRAGLAGDLAGAPRAHTCLGPLHHADHRPPRRHRRAR from the coding sequence ATGAGCGCGAAACCCACTGAAGCCCCGGCGCTGGACCTGGCGCTCAAGACGCTGTGGGGTGCCAGCCGATGGCCGGGGATGGCCGACGGCGGGGTGGTCCTTGCCCACCCCGCCTGGCAGGAGGCGTACCGACGACTCGACCAACTGGCCGTTGTGCGCGCCAGCGGTGTCCTTCACGGGCCCAATGGCGTGGGGAAAAGCACCCTGTTGCACCGCTGGAGCGAACGGTTGAGCCCCAAGCAGTATCGCTTCGTGCGGATGACGCACGGCTCGCTGGCCCACTCCGATCTGCTGCGTCACCTGGTGAAACTCGGTGGCCGGGAGCCGAAGTACCGCAAGGGCGACAACGTCGGCCTGCTGAGCGAACTGTGGCAGGAGTGGGCTCCGGTGTGGCCGGTGCTCGTCATCGAGGAGGCGCAGGATCTGTCCGTGGCGCACTGGAAGAACTGCGCCTGCTCACCTGCGCCCGCACCGACGCGGCCCCGCCGTTCTCCTGATCCTCTGCGGGGACGAGGATCTGCTTCGGTCGCACTGGAACTGAGATACCAGACGCGCCACGGTGTCGCGGCTGGGCTTCTGCCTTCATCTGCCCCCCTGGCCCGCGGAGAAGTTTTCGAGTACCTGCGAGCGCACGGCCGAGGTCGGCATCCTCCAGCCCGCTTGGGCCGGCCGCCGAAACCCTGCTGCTGCAATCAGGACAGGGGCTGCCGCGCACGCTCAACGCCCTTTGCAGCGCGCCATGGAGCAGGCAGCCCTGGCGAACCGGCGCGTTGTCACCACCGCGGATGTCCAGTTCGCCCTCGATGCGCTGCCGTGGCTGGCGCGAATCCGTCCGTCGTGAGGCACCATGCAACCGGCCAGCCCCCACGTCCGTCGTACCTGCCCTGCTCGAGGAAATCCGCCGCTTCTATGCCCAAGCCAGGCGCGCACCTTCCATCGCGACCGGCGCATGCTGCTTTACGCGCTGGGCTGGCCGGCGACCTGGCTGGAGCACCGCGCGCTCACACGTGCCTCGGCCCGCTACACCACGCTGATCACCGACCGCCTCGACGACATCGCCGCGCACGGTGA
- a CDS encoding MoxR family ATPase yields MLSGPAWSQKLRDEIALAVIGQDLVVERLLVALLSNGHVLLEGMPGLAKTLLIKSLGTTLGVQFERIQFTPDLLPSDVVGTMIFSPKDGTFQVHRGPIFANLVLADEINRAPAKVQSALLEGMQERQVTIGGSTHPLPEPFLVMATQNPVEQEGTYPLPEAQTDRFLFKLLVGYPSADEEALMLARWGQLTKNPTLKAVSSGDELLSLRTCVDQIHVSPAVEAYILALVRATRALTVADDKGFRLLTFGASPRASLALYTASRALSWLRGTDYVSPALVQEIAPDVLRHRIGLTYEAEAVEQTTDKIITQVLEKTAVPVL; encoded by the coding sequence ATGCTCTCCGGTCCCGCTTGGTCACAGAAACTGCGTGATGAAATCGCCCTGGCCGTCATCGGTCAGGATCTGGTCGTAGAACGTCTCCTTGTCGCTTTGTTATCGAATGGGCACGTCCTTCTGGAGGGAATGCCCGGCCTCGCCAAGACCCTCCTCATCAAATCATTGGGCACCACCTTGGGCGTGCAGTTTGAACGCATCCAATTCACCCCCGATCTCCTCCCAAGCGATGTCGTCGGCACGATGATCTTTTCCCCAAAAGACGGTACTTTCCAGGTCCACCGAGGTCCGATTTTCGCCAATCTTGTCCTAGCTGATGAGATCAACCGCGCCCCGGCAAAGGTTCAAAGCGCACTACTGGAGGGCATGCAGGAGCGGCAGGTTACAATAGGCGGAAGCACTCACCCGCTCCCGGAGCCATTCCTCGTCATGGCCACTCAGAATCCTGTGGAACAAGAAGGCACCTATCCGCTGCCCGAGGCACAAACTGACCGATTTCTTTTCAAGCTGCTTGTCGGCTATCCCTCCGCGGATGAGGAGGCGTTGATGCTGGCCCGGTGGGGACAGTTGACAAAGAATCCGACTTTGAAGGCAGTCTCCAGTGGAGACGAACTCCTCTCGCTGCGCACATGCGTCGACCAGATCCATGTCTCTCCTGCGGTGGAGGCATACATCCTCGCACTGGTCCGCGCAACGCGGGCATTGACGGTTGCCGATGACAAGGGATTCCGCCTTCTCACTTTCGGCGCGTCTCCCCGGGCATCCCTTGCTCTCTACACGGCCAGCCGGGCCCTCTCATGGCTCCGTGGAACTGATTATGTCAGCCCCGCCCTTGTGCAGGAAATCGCACCCGATGTGCTGCGCCACCGCATTGGACTGACGTATGAGGCGGAAGCCGTCGAGCAAACGACTGACAAAATCATCACACAGGTTTTGGAGAAGACCGCCGTGCCCGTTCTTTAG
- a CDS encoding tRNA glutamyl-Q synthetase yields the protein MSTAHPGYCGRLAPSPTGLLHVGHAQTFNIASQRARAAQGTLLLRNDDLDRARCRSQYVEAFIEDLSWLGLHWDGPIVTQSCRISRYRQTMEFLHAQRLIYPCHRSRRDVAEAASAPHENERTLSQDECVYPLAFRPPVNAPLPPLDEIISENWRLRVPEGRRLEFNDGCTGIHSATAGVDFGDFLVWRKDNIPSYQLATVIDDIDFGVSEVVRGADLIQSTFRQLLLYQALEMPPPAFFHCPLVRDQSGNRLAKRHDSLSVRALRAAGCTPEEVLSWRP from the coding sequence ATGTCCACGGCGCACCCAGGATACTGTGGAAGGCTTGCTCCTTCTCCCACGGGGTTGCTGCATGTCGGTCATGCCCAAACCTTCAATATCGCCTCGCAGCGAGCGCGCGCGGCCCAAGGAACTTTGCTGCTTCGCAATGATGATCTCGATCGTGCACGATGCCGGTCGCAGTATGTGGAGGCATTCATCGAAGACCTTTCCTGGCTCGGCCTCCACTGGGACGGTCCCATAGTCACCCAAAGCTGTCGCATCTCCCGGTACCGGCAGACAATGGAGTTTCTCCATGCGCAGCGCTTGATCTACCCGTGCCACCGATCCCGCCGGGATGTTGCGGAGGCCGCCAGCGCTCCGCATGAAAACGAACGCACGCTCTCCCAGGACGAGTGTGTCTACCCCCTTGCCTTTCGACCGCCAGTCAATGCGCCTCTTCCTCCCTTGGATGAAATCATTTCTGAAAACTGGCGACTGCGCGTGCCCGAGGGCAGAAGGCTGGAATTCAATGACGGTTGCACCGGAATCCACTCAGCTACGGCTGGGGTGGATTTTGGCGACTTCCTCGTCTGGCGGAAGGACAACATCCCGAGCTATCAGCTTGCGACGGTGATTGACGACATCGATTTCGGGGTAAGCGAGGTCGTTCGTGGAGCAGACCTCATTCAATCAACCTTCCGGCAGTTGTTGCTTTATCAAGCACTGGAAATGCCGCCTCCCGCATTCTTCCACTGTCCATTGGTACGAGATCAATCGGGAAATCGTCTCGCCAAGCGCCATGATTCCCTCAGCGTGCGCGCATTGCGCGCCGCAGGCTGCACTCCCGAAGAGGTGCTCAGCTGGCGACCATGA
- a CDS encoding PEGA domain-containing protein has product MKEIAPPTLAPGEFAIFLESNPAGAVVVVNGIPSGRTPRKITLHGTGQGFARANISIKVRFLATNATEHSITVEELFTPLDRLPRGIMFTPDGAQRRW; this is encoded by the coding sequence ATGAAGGAAATTGCTCCACCGACTCTTGCGCCGGGAGAATTTGCGATCTTCCTTGAATCCAATCCGGCGGGTGCGGTTGTTGTAGTCAATGGCATCCCTTCAGGTCGTACTCCTAGAAAAATAACATTACACGGTACCGGTCAAGGGTTCGCACGTGCCAATATCTCAATTAAAGTACGATTTTTGGCAACCAACGCCACAGAGCATTCGATCACCGTTGAGGAACTATTCACTCCCCTTGACCGACTGCCCAGAGGGATCATGTTCACACCAGATGGTGCGCAAAGGCGTTGGTGA
- the mog gene encoding molybdopterin adenylyltransferase has translation MSLVIGILNISDRASAGIYDDAPGKACATLLREWISCPIEIDYRVIPDDQPQIENELRRLCDEVACALVVTTGGTGPAPRDVTPEATIAVCDKLLPGFGEQMRSTSLKHVPTATLSRQTAGIRKRTLIINLPGRPKAIKENLAAVFPAVPYCIDLIGGPRIETDERVMKCFRPAS, from the coding sequence ATGAGTCTTGTCATCGGCATCCTGAACATTTCAGACAGAGCCAGTGCAGGCATCTACGACGATGCACCGGGCAAGGCCTGCGCAACGCTGCTGCGTGAATGGATCTCCTGTCCAATCGAGATCGATTACCGCGTGATCCCAGACGATCAGCCACAAATCGAAAACGAACTAAGACGCCTCTGCGATGAAGTAGCCTGTGCACTCGTCGTAACCACCGGGGGAACCGGACCCGCGCCTCGCGACGTGACTCCGGAAGCAACCATCGCGGTCTGCGACAAGCTGCTTCCCGGGTTCGGCGAACAGATGCGATCAACTTCGTTGAAGCATGTTCCAACAGCGACACTCTCCCGGCAGACGGCAGGCATCCGAAAAAGGACGCTGATCATAAACCTCCCCGGAAGACCAAAGGCCATTAAGGAGAACCTGGCGGCAGTTTTCCCTGCCGTTCCCTATTGCATCGATCTGATCGGCGGACCGAGAATCGAGACTGACGAGAGGGTGATGAAATGTTTTCGGCCAGCTTCTTGA
- a CDS encoding VWA domain-containing protein yields the protein MSDLTLHSPSWLALLLALPLLAWLRRRRPVSVLFVPFAASWHRRPRFTPSRLPGFLAIAGLALLIVAAARPQRIDERRETKSQGYDLILAIDLSGSMLSEDFERNGQRINRLQVIKPVIQAFISRRPADRIGIVIFSGRAYTLSPLTFDHDWLARQVERLKIGLIEDGTAIGDGLGVALTRLEQASRETEGHRMGAFVVLLTDGANNRGAMTPEQATEIAKSRSIPVYTIGAGREGSVPYPVFDQNNNRIGSRRVPSDLDEPALREIANQTGGKYFRADDVRTVEDAFASIDRAKKIEFQAKRFLVTTELFWIPATAGAVCLLLASILEHGRHGRFKPNLQTPPTIKTVAQSRSTMSVRG from the coding sequence ATGAGCGATCTCACCCTCCATTCTCCCTCATGGCTTGCGCTCCTGCTGGCGCTTCCTCTCCTTGCGTGGCTCCGCCGCAGGCGCCCGGTCAGCGTGCTTTTCGTCCCATTCGCCGCATCCTGGCATCGACGCCCGCGTTTCACCCCATCACGCCTGCCCGGGTTCCTTGCGATTGCCGGACTGGCCCTGCTCATAGTCGCGGCTGCCCGCCCTCAGCGAATCGATGAACGACGCGAGACCAAGTCCCAGGGATACGATCTGATTCTGGCGATTGACTTGTCAGGCTCGATGCTTTCGGAGGATTTTGAACGCAATGGCCAGCGGATAAACCGACTTCAGGTCATCAAGCCCGTCATCCAGGCGTTCATCAGCAGGCGCCCTGCCGACCGCATTGGGATCGTCATTTTTTCCGGTCGCGCCTACACCCTGTCTCCCCTGACTTTTGATCATGACTGGCTGGCTCGTCAGGTGGAGCGACTCAAGATTGGCCTCATTGAAGATGGAACTGCCATTGGCGACGGCTTGGGGGTCGCGCTCACCCGGCTTGAACAAGCGAGTCGTGAAACGGAGGGACATCGGATGGGCGCATTTGTGGTCCTGCTCACTGATGGAGCCAACAACCGAGGCGCAATGACACCGGAACAAGCCACCGAAATCGCCAAATCGCGTTCCATCCCAGTCTATACAATCGGAGCGGGAAGAGAGGGCAGCGTGCCTTACCCCGTCTTTGATCAAAACAACAATCGCATCGGCAGTCGCAGGGTGCCATCCGACCTTGATGAGCCCGCGCTGCGGGAGATCGCGAATCAAACGGGCGGAAAATATTTTCGAGCCGACGACGTTCGCACGGTCGAGGACGCCTTTGCATCGATAGATCGCGCCAAGAAGATCGAATTTCAGGCAAAGCGCTTTCTCGTCACAACGGAGCTCTTTTGGATCCCTGCGACAGCCGGTGCAGTTTGCCTCCTGCTCGCCTCAATTCTTGAGCACGGGAGACACGGTCGCTTCAAGCCGAACCTACAAACGCCGCCAACCATCAAAACCGTCGCGCAATCTCGCTCGACCATGTCCGTGCGCGGATAG